Genomic DNA from Williamwhitmania sp.:
AGAGAGGGTATGAGGCGATGCTTGGATACTACGAGAAAATTGCGCCACATCTTAATGAACCGCTGTATACGAGACCCGTACGTACAGTGGTGTGAGAGGCTCTCCCCGTCAGCTTAGCTGGCGGGGCGGTCTACTCGATTATGCAACGTTAATTTTATTAATCTGTTTTAAATACCAAGTCCTTGTTTGTCCATCCTCAGCAACATCAGAATAAACTTCGGCAGCAACTATATCTCCTTTATTAACTGACTTATCACTTATTAATTTTCGCCCAGTATCATCAATATCAACCCAAACAAATAGATTTGTTCCTAATTGTGCATTTGTTCCAAGTTCTGTCAACTCTATTTCTTCTGAATCTAAATCAGTTACTTTAAAGAAATTGTATTTAGTAACTCTTTTTACTCCAGGAGCTTGTACAGTAGAAAATTGCAATAAATGTGAAAACATATTTTTCTGTTTCCACACAATCTCTTCAAAATTTCTCGTGTTTTCTTGTTTGTATAATTCATCCAATAAGTCAGTAAAATCGTTAGGGTCGAGATTAGTTGCAATATTGGTTTTAAGAACAGTTTTTAAGTTATTTAATGACTTTATTGAATCCGCTTTAATTTCAGAAACTGCCTTTTGTTTAAAATCCTGATTATAATGCAAACAGTCATTTCGTATTCCTCTAATCTCGTCCAATAAATCATAAGTTGCTTGATTTATTATCCCCTCGCTTAATTGCATTTTCAGTCGATTAAACTGACTAACATCATATTGCTGTCCTCGTCGACTCCCACTTGCATGCGTATCTGTGATGTGTAAGGGTTTATTATGCTTGATAGATAAGTATTTTGAAAAATCTTCCGATGATACTCCAACAAGAGCAATACAACTTGTATAAAATCCAAGTTCATATAGACTTTCTGCTTCTTTAATCAGTTTGATGAAATCACCTATTTCTTTCAAATAATGGATTTCCTCTATTTCCCATTTTCTCTCAACAAAGGAATTTAAATTTGAATCAAACCAATCCTTTAATACTTTTTTATAAGCTTCTTTATCTCTGTTTTCATGTTGAACTCTCTCAGAGCTATCAACAGTTTGATAATTGAATTTGTGAAAGTTTATATACATAATCTATGGTTTTATATCCTTGGTGCGGACGTTTTTTTTAATGTTGCATAACGTTTGCTGCTAAAAAACGGCGGGGAGTTCGAAGCAGCAATCTTGTCCCTCGTTAAAGTTAAAACTTTTATTGTAATTAAAAACTTATCTGCGCATCAGCCCCGATGGGTTTTAGCAGCTGTTAGTGGCTGCCCTTTTATCTGAATTCATTTTGCTCTTTCATTCTGGTTGCTTTAAGGGAAATATATAGGTTTTACATCTTTTCTTGAGAAGTTCTCATCAATACTCAATACCAATAAAACACCCAAACGATATTTTAAATTGTTTCCAAATGAATTATTTGTATTAGTATACGCAGCTAATTTCTTCTTGTCGAATTCAGTATTTATTAGCGCTTTTTTTGCCTCAATAATTAATAAATTATGACTGTTTGTTCCTCGTTTATGAACTATAATATCTGGGAAGAAATTTCTATGAAAAATACTGATATACATATTTAAATCTTTGTCTTCCATCCAACCGTCATTTGGAATTTTTGTAATTGATTTCTTTCGATATCTCAATTCCTCTGTAACTAATTCATGTATTTGCTTCTTAAAATTCCCATCTTCATTTTCATTATCTCTGTCGTATTCGCAATCTACATCATAATCAGGAAACAGTTCTTGTATGTATTCTGCAAGTTTATGAGTAATACTTCTTTCATGAACTCCATTTTTCAATAAATACCAATCTCTAACATAAAGCTTATCAAGAGCTTTATTTAGCCTGTCTTTAATTTCTTTGTTGGATATTATTCCCATTTTATTATCTATTCTTGAAACCTAATACAGTTTCGTGATTTCTAGGGTTGCCACTAACTCGTTTATAACCCCACCTTTGGTGGGGTTATCCCTACCAATTTGGGTGGATAACCACACCTTTTGGTGTGGTTTATTTTTTATCGAATGTATAACATATTTCACAGATAGTCAACATAAGTCTCATTTTTTCAAGATACTTATCCAGTTAATGTTTGTCTGCCGCAGCAGTTTTACTGCTCCAGTGCCCGCCCAATTCTTGAAAATGGTGCAGCTCTACCTCCTAAACCCCACCACGGTAATATCGTCCACCTGGGCATAGCTGCCCATCCAGCGGCTTAGGGCATCGTTTAGCAGGGCGTGCTGCTGCTCAATGGGTTTGGTGGCAATGGAGGCCAGCAGCTGCTTCAGATTTTTCGACATATACTTTCGGCCGTTGTCCCCGCCGGTTTGGTCGGCAAAGCCATCGGAGTAGAGGTAAATGGTGTCGCTCGGTGCAAGGGCCACGGTGTGGTTGGTGAAGCTGGCCTCCTCGCGTGGGTGTATGCCAATGGGCATCCGGTCGGCCTTCACCTCGAGTATCTCGCCATTGCGGATAACTACCAGCGAGTTGTAAGCCCCGGCGTAGTGGAGCTCCTCGGTTCCCTCTTTTATTGTAATCAGGGCTATGTCCATACCGTCGCGGGCGGTAACCTCGCGCTCGTTCTGCCGGAGCGCCAGCTTTACGCGGGTGCGCAGCTCGTTGAGCACCTCGGCGGGTGAGCAGTGGCACGCTTGTCCCACAATTTCGTTGAGCAGCGTAATACCCAGCAGGCTCATAAAGGCGCCGGGTACGCCATGGCCGGTGCAGTCGGCCACGGCAAGGTAGGTGGTTTGGTCCACCGTTTTGCACCAGTAAAAGTCGCCGCTCACAATATCCTTGGGGTGGAAAAACACAAAGTGGGAGGGAATCTGCTCCTTCAGCAGCTGCGCCGATGGGAGAAGGGCGAGCTGTATCTGGCGGGCGTAGTTTATGCTATCCACAATGTCCTTGTTCTGCTTGGCAATCTGGTCGCGCTGGAAGGTAACGGTGTCGCGCTGCGCTTCAATCTCCTCCTTTTGGGCGTTCACCTCCTCGTGCAGCTCCTTGAGCTTGGCGTAGCTCTCGGCCAGCTCCCGGTTCTTCTCCTCAATCTGGTGCTCGTAGCTTTGCCCAATGCGCCGCGCAATAAAGGAGGCGGCAAAGGCGAGTATGAGGCCAAGGATAAGCGAACCCCATATGTAGTTGCGCCGAATCATGGCCAGCTCGTTTCGCATCAGGTTAATGTTCTGGTGGGCGGCAATGCGCCACGGTGTTCCCTTAACCCGCTCCAGGTAGGCAATGTCGGTGCGCATCTTCCCCTGGGTGAATATTCCGGCAATGGGGCCCGGCGTTTTCATCTCCACGGCGGCAGCCACGTTTTTTCGGTTATCAATGTCGAAGGTGAAGTCGGACGGAATCATGAGCCCCACCATTTTGGCGTCGGGGTGGCACACCAGCTTCTCCTTTTGCGTATCGAACATGCAGAGAAAGCCGCGGTCGAACTCCGTTCCCTGAATGGTTTGCTGGAATCGCTTCTGCACGGTGTCCATGGGCATGCCGTTGGCCAGCTCGCTCTCCAGGAGCCGCGCCGTGCTTTGCGCCTGCCGCTTGTTTACGTCGAGCTGCAGGTTCACATACTTGTTCTCAATGTAGCGAAGGGAAATATTTATTCCGGTAAATCCGACAATAAACACCACGAATCCTACACCCAGAAAGGTGTAGAGGTAGAGTAGGGTTTTGCGTTTCATAGGCCAGTATTTAGTACACCCAATATCCATCAAATATGGGAGAAACGCAACAGCGGCTGCTTTGTTAAGCTGCTTATGCTCTACACAATGCCAATTGCGGTGTTGGTATTGTTTTTTAAACGCCTATTTTTGGCTCTGATTACCTGCTTTTGATGCTGGTTCTTTGGAGGTGGTCTCTTTAGCAGTTGCACAATCCGTTGTGTTTAATGTTTATATTGCATTATTCAACAATTTACTTTTCTGCAAGTGGTGGAAAGGTAGTTAAAGTAAGATATAGGGAAAAGCGGTATGGGAATGAGGAGGCTTATGGGCATAGTGGTAGCATTACTGATTATGTTTTCGGTTGATGCGCGTGCGTCATCGAATACGGCGGTTTTATCGAATTATCGCTGCATTCTATACAGCAGCTATGTAAGCGGCAAGGTAACCGATTGGGGCGAGCTGCTGCCAGCAATGGAAAAATCGTTTCAGGCAAACGGAAGCGACCATTTGCTGCTGGAAATAGCGCGTACCCATTACGGGTTGGTGGCCTTTCTTATTAATAACGATAGGGAGAATGAGTCGGAGGTTTACCTGAAGCAAGGATTGGCGGAGGTGGAGCAGCTGCTTACCCGCAACCCGTCCAACGCTGAGGCGCTGGCGCTAAAGGCTTCGTTCACCGCATTTCGCATTGCCATAAGCCCTTACCTTGGACCTTTTCTGGGCCCTCGCAGCTTGGGGTATATCGACGAGGCCATGAAGCTCGATGGCAAGAATCCATACGTGCTCATCGATAAGGCCAATGCAAAGCAGTTTACCCCGGGAATATTTGGCGGTGACCTAGATGAGGCGGTAGGTTACTACAAGCAATCCATTGCCGCCTTCGAGCGGATGGACCCTTCGGAGTGTCGATGGGTTTACCTTAATGCGCTGGCAAACCTTGGCACCTGCTACGAAAAGTTGGGACAGTATGTCAACGCGGAGGCCACCTACCGTAAGGCACTTGCCGTAGCTCCCAACTTCGACTGGGTTAAGAATTTTCTGTTACCCAAGCTGCAAAAGAAGCTGGCAAATAGGTAGAGTCCAATTTGAAATGTGAAGCCGCACCATGTTAAATATCAGTTAAAAACATATTTATTGGTGTAGTTTAAAGTGAACATTACTACTTTTGAACCGTTTAAGAGGCATATCAACTTGTTATGGTGATTAAAAGAGTTTTGCTCAGTGTAATGGTTTCGCTGCTGCTGCTGGTTTCGGCAAGCGGGGTTACCGTTGTGCAGCATTACTGCCACGGCAGGCTTATGGCTGAGTCCTTATATAAAACTCCTCCTCAATGCTGCGGCGATAGCTGTCCTTACTGCAGCGATAAGGTGGTTTCCTTGCGGCTATCCGATTCTTTCCAACTTTCGGCCAACTATGTTGATTTTGGCAACAGCTGGTTGGTGGCTATTCCTCAATACTTTATTAGCGACGAAGGTCAGCCACTATTTGCATTCAACAGCTTAACTATTTCATCCAAGGAGAGCCCCCCGCTGATTGTTTCTCAACCAGCACTTTCTAAAATTCAGGTTTATCGCATTTGATTTCTTGTTGTAATTCAGGTGTTGTGGCTTAACGTGCCCTGCTGCCATTTATTGGCGTTGCATGTGCGTTAAGGTTGCTACCCGCTTTTAACTTCCAACTTTCTGCCTGTAGGGCAGAGCGGTTGCGTCGTTCGTGAAGCTTGGTTTTTACCTTGAAACAACATGAAATGAGATATATTATTGATTTCTTTTTGAAGAACAGGTTGGTGACCTTTCTGTTGCTGGCGTTGTTTATGGCGTGGGGTGTTTCGGTGGCTCCCTTTAACTGGAACTTTTCGCTCCTGCCACGCAATCCGGTGCCGGTGGATGCCATTCCCGATATTGGTGAGAACCAACAGATAGTGGCTACCGAGTGGATGGGGCGTTCGCCACGGGATATACAGGAGCAGATAACCTATCCGCTCACCACCTCACTACTTGGCATTCCGGGGGTTAAAACCATCCGCAGCACCTCCATGTTTGGCATGTCGTTTATCTACATCATTTTCAACGACGATGTCGAGTTTTACTGGAGCCGTTCCCGCATTCTGGAGAAGCTGAGCTCGCTTCCGGCAGGAACATTGCCCGATGGGGTTAAACCCAGCCTAGGGCCCGATGCCACAGCGCTAGGGCAGGTCTACTGGTACACGCTGGAAGGGCGAAACCCCAAGACGGGAAAACCAACGGGCGGCTGGAATCCGGAAGAGCTTAGAACCATTCAGGACTATACCGTAAAGTATGGCTTAGCCACCGCCGAAGGGGTTTCGGAGGTAGCTTCGGTTGGAGGCTTTGTAAAGGAGTATCAGGTCGACATCAATCCTAATGCGCTCAAGGCTTACCAGATTTCGGTAATGGATGTGATGAAGGCGGTGCAGAACTGCAACCTCGACGTTGGTGCCGAAACGGTGGAGCTCAACAGGGTGGAGTATGTGGTACGGGGCCTTGGGTATATTAAGTCGCTTTCCGACCTAGAGGAGGCGGTGGTGGCGCTGCACAACGGTGTTCCCGTTCGCATAAAGGATGTGGCCCACGTGACGTTTGGACCTGCTACCCGCCGTGGTGGCTTGGACAAGGGGGGCGTAGAGGCAGTGGGTGGTGTTGTTGTTGCTCGCTATGGTTCCAATCCGCTGGAGGTTATCTCCAACGTTAAAAAGAAAATTGCGGAGATGGAGCCGGGATTGCCATCAAAGAAGCTGGCCGATGGTACCATCTCCAAGGTTACCGTGGTTCCCTTTTACGACAGAACTGGCCTAATCAAGGAGACCATTGGCACGCTGGAATCGGCCCTCTCACACGAAATTCTCATAAGCATCATAGTTATTATTGTGCTTGTGCTCAATTTGCGGGCATCCCTCATTATTTCAGGTTTGCTCCCCATTGCGGTGCTGATCACTTTTATTGCCATGCGCTACTTTGGGGTGGATGCCAACATTGTGGCCCTGTCGGGTATTGCCATTGCCATTGGCGTAATGGTGGATGTGGGCATTGTCTTCGTCGAGAATATTCTGCGGCATCTGGAGATGCCCGAAAATGTAAATGCCAAGGGAGACATGCTCCGGCTTATTATTGCCGGAGCCACAAGTGAAGTATCCTCGGCCATCACCACAGCCTTGGCTACCACGGTGGTGAGCTTCCTTCCCGTTTTTGCCATGCAGGCTGCGGAGGGGAAGATGTTCCGACCGTTGGCTTTCACAAAAACTTTTGCCCTGCTTGCCTCCTTTATGCTCGGAGTGGTGGTGCTACCTGCGCTAGCGCAGCTGGTCTTCTCAATCCGATTGGATACCAAAAAAGTTAAGATTGTTTGGAATGGCTTTTTACTCCTGCTGGGAGCATTCTTTACAATTTACTGGGGTAGCTGGGTTGCCCTGGCACTGGTTGCCTTTGGCGTGAATAACCTATTGGAAAACCGTTGGCCCATACGTTACAAAAAAGTTCCCGAGTGGCTAAACTACGGCATTGTTCTCGCCATTGCCATATACTACCTAACCATTGAATGGTTGCCGCTGGGTGCAAACATCAGCGCGTTTGGAAACTTCCTGTTTGTGTCGTTGCTGGTGGGCTCAATATTAACCATCCTTATGCTGATGGTTCACTACTACGAGCCCGTGCTTCGCTGGTGCCTTGCCAACAAAAAGAAGTTTTTGATGATCCCAGTATCTACCGTCATTTTTGGACTACTGATATGGCTCGGTTTTAATAGAATATTTGGCTTTGTTGCCAATGGGACAGAGCATGTTGGGGTAAATTTGCGAACCACCTGGCTGTGGACCAAAACAGACAAACTTTTTCCGGGCATAGGCAAGGAGTTTATGCCATCATTGGATGAAGGTTCGTTCCTGCTGATGCCATCGAGCATGCCGCACGCCGGGGTTGAGCAAAACTTACATTACATAGAGAAGTTGGATAAGCGTCTGTCCACAATCCCCGAAGTGGATATGGCTGTTGGAAAGTGGGGCCGAGTAAACTCTGCGCTCGATCCGGCCAACATTCAGATGTTCGAGAATGTGATAAACTACAAGCCCGAATATGTCCTCGATGAGGATGGCCATCGGATGCGCTTTAAGGTGGATGATAACGGAAGCTTTGTGCTGCGCGACGGCTCAACCTACAACCCTGCCCAAGGCTTTAAAAAGGTTGATGCCAGCAAGCTGATTCCCGACCCTCATGGGGAGTATTTCAGGCAGTGGCGATCTACCATTAAGTCACCCGACGATATATGGAAGGAGATAGTGAAGGTATCGCAGCTGCCCGGGTTAACCTCGGCACCAAAGCTTCAGCCCATACAAACGCGTCTGGTTATGCTCTCTACGGGAATGAGGGCACCCATGGGCATTAAGGTTTTTGGACCCGATGTAGAGACCATTGAGAAGGTGGGCATTGAGTTGGGCGATTTGCTGAAGCAGGTTCCTTCGGTAGAACCATCGTCGGTGTTTGCCGAGCGGGGTGTAGGGGCTCCCTACCTGATAATTAAGTTGAACAGGGCAGCTTTGGCGCGCTATGGTCTTACGGTGAAGGAGGTTCAGAATGTGATTAGCGTTGCCGTTGGCGGAATGGAGCTAACCAGAACTGTGGAGGGACGGGAGCGCTTTGCAGTGCGTGTGCGCTATGCACGTGAGCAGAGAAGCACTCCCAATGAGCTGCAAAATATTTTGGTTCC
This window encodes:
- a CDS encoding tetratricopeptide repeat protein encodes the protein MRRLMGIVVALLIMFSVDARASSNTAVLSNYRCILYSSYVSGKVTDWGELLPAMEKSFQANGSDHLLLEIARTHYGLVAFLINNDRENESEVYLKQGLAEVEQLLTRNPSNAEALALKASFTAFRIAISPYLGPFLGPRSLGYIDEAMKLDGKNPYVLIDKANAKQFTPGIFGGDLDEAVGYYKQSIAAFERMDPSECRWVYLNALANLGTCYEKLGQYVNAEATYRKALAVAPNFDWVKNFLLPKLQKKLANR
- a CDS encoding SpoIIE family protein phosphatase, whose translation is MKRKTLLYLYTFLGVGFVVFIVGFTGINISLRYIENKYVNLQLDVNKRQAQSTARLLESELANGMPMDTVQKRFQQTIQGTEFDRGFLCMFDTQKEKLVCHPDAKMVGLMIPSDFTFDIDNRKNVAAAVEMKTPGPIAGIFTQGKMRTDIAYLERVKGTPWRIAAHQNINLMRNELAMIRRNYIWGSLILGLILAFAASFIARRIGQSYEHQIEEKNRELAESYAKLKELHEEVNAQKEEIEAQRDTVTFQRDQIAKQNKDIVDSINYARQIQLALLPSAQLLKEQIPSHFVFFHPKDIVSGDFYWCKTVDQTTYLAVADCTGHGVPGAFMSLLGITLLNEIVGQACHCSPAEVLNELRTRVKLALRQNEREVTARDGMDIALITIKEGTEELHYAGAYNSLVVIRNGEILEVKADRMPIGIHPREEASFTNHTVALAPSDTIYLYSDGFADQTGGDNGRKYMSKNLKQLLASIATKPIEQQHALLNDALSRWMGSYAQVDDITVVGFRR
- a CDS encoding efflux RND transporter permease subunit, which encodes MRYIIDFFLKNRLVTFLLLALFMAWGVSVAPFNWNFSLLPRNPVPVDAIPDIGENQQIVATEWMGRSPRDIQEQITYPLTTSLLGIPGVKTIRSTSMFGMSFIYIIFNDDVEFYWSRSRILEKLSSLPAGTLPDGVKPSLGPDATALGQVYWYTLEGRNPKTGKPTGGWNPEELRTIQDYTVKYGLATAEGVSEVASVGGFVKEYQVDINPNALKAYQISVMDVMKAVQNCNLDVGAETVELNRVEYVVRGLGYIKSLSDLEEAVVALHNGVPVRIKDVAHVTFGPATRRGGLDKGGVEAVGGVVVARYGSNPLEVISNVKKKIAEMEPGLPSKKLADGTISKVTVVPFYDRTGLIKETIGTLESALSHEILISIIVIIVLVLNLRASLIISGLLPIAVLITFIAMRYFGVDANIVALSGIAIAIGVMVDVGIVFVENILRHLEMPENVNAKGDMLRLIIAGATSEVSSAITTALATTVVSFLPVFAMQAAEGKMFRPLAFTKTFALLASFMLGVVVLPALAQLVFSIRLDTKKVKIVWNGFLLLLGAFFTIYWGSWVALALVAFGVNNLLENRWPIRYKKVPEWLNYGIVLAIAIYYLTIEWLPLGANISAFGNFLFVSLLVGSILTILMLMVHYYEPVLRWCLANKKKFLMIPVSTVIFGLLIWLGFNRIFGFVANGTEHVGVNLRTTWLWTKTDKLFPGIGKEFMPSLDEGSFLLMPSSMPHAGVEQNLHYIEKLDKRLSTIPEVDMAVGKWGRVNSALDPANIQMFENVINYKPEYVLDEDGHRMRFKVDDNGSFVLRDGSTYNPAQGFKKVDASKLIPDPHGEYFRQWRSTIKSPDDIWKEIVKVSQLPGLTSAPKLQPIQTRLVMLSTGMRAPMGIKVFGPDVETIEKVGIELGDLLKQVPSVEPSSVFAERGVGAPYLIIKLNRAALARYGLTVKEVQNVISVAVGGMELTRTVEGRERFAVRVRYAREQRSTPNELQNILVPTMLGPQVPLGELADIEYQRGAQMIRSENTFLTSYVTFDKKPGGAEVDVVEDAQRFLKQKIADGTLVLPAGVSYKFAGNYEQEQRASKRLELVIPISLLLVFLLLFFQFKTITASAIHFSGVFVAFAGGFIMLWLYGQGWFMNFSIAGSNMRDLFQMHPINLSVAVWVGFIALFGIATDDGVIMGTYIHQVFEKRNPATVHDVREAVVEAGKKRVRPAMMTTAVAVIALLPVLTSTGKGADIMVPMAIPTFGGMVIQLMTMYVVPVLQSLWREGAVKRSLRQNAVEIGKQS